The following are from one region of the Streptomyces decoyicus genome:
- a CDS encoding hemolysin family protein, which produces MTGPLLLLAAALVLILANGFFVAAEFGLVTVEKADAERAAADGDRRAPTVVSALRELSFQLSGTQLGITITSLVVGMLAEPALAELLSGPLAATGLPAGAVPGTAVVIGMLLASAVQMVVGELVPKNWAVSKPLPVARVVAGPQRAFSRFFRPVITLLNTVANRLVRALGVEPTDELASARTPGELVSLARHSARAGALEQDTADLFVRTLSLGDLTAENVMTPRVRVSALQASATAEDVVNLTRATGLSRFPVYHTRLDEIVGMVHLKDALAVPAHDRLRIPAGRIAVPPLLVPETLPVQPLLERLRREQPIAVVVDEYGGTAGVVTLEDIIEELVGEVRDEHDGVDLPELGQAPPEEGRPAWDADGGCRVDTLRRIGLDAPEGPYETVAGLVAHILGRIPAPGDIAELDGWRLRVRLVSHHRAERIRIVRTATVTAPAVPEAPREPVVVGAEVAR; this is translated from the coding sequence ATGACCGGCCCCCTGCTGCTGCTCGCTGCGGCTCTCGTCCTGATCCTGGCCAACGGTTTCTTCGTCGCCGCCGAGTTCGGACTCGTCACCGTCGAGAAGGCGGATGCCGAACGGGCCGCCGCCGACGGCGACCGCCGCGCCCCCACCGTCGTCTCCGCACTGCGGGAACTCTCCTTCCAGCTGTCCGGCACCCAACTGGGCATCACGATCACCTCGTTGGTGGTCGGTATGCTCGCCGAGCCCGCGCTGGCCGAGCTGCTGTCCGGCCCGCTGGCCGCCACCGGCCTGCCCGCGGGTGCGGTCCCCGGCACCGCCGTCGTCATCGGCATGCTGCTGGCCTCCGCGGTCCAGATGGTCGTCGGGGAGCTGGTGCCGAAGAACTGGGCGGTCTCCAAGCCGCTGCCCGTCGCCCGGGTGGTCGCCGGCCCCCAGCGGGCCTTCTCCCGTTTCTTCCGCCCGGTGATCACCCTGCTGAACACCGTCGCCAACCGTCTGGTGCGCGCCCTTGGCGTGGAGCCGACCGACGAGCTGGCCTCCGCCCGCACGCCCGGCGAACTGGTCTCGCTCGCCCGGCACTCCGCCCGCGCGGGCGCCCTGGAGCAGGACACCGCGGACCTGTTCGTCCGCACCCTCTCGCTGGGCGACCTGACCGCGGAGAACGTCATGACGCCGCGCGTACGGGTGAGCGCCCTCCAGGCGTCCGCGACCGCCGAGGACGTGGTCAACCTGACCCGCGCCACCGGACTCTCCCGTTTCCCCGTCTACCACACCCGCCTCGACGAGATCGTCGGCATGGTGCACCTCAAGGACGCGCTGGCCGTCCCGGCGCACGACCGGCTGCGCATCCCGGCGGGACGGATCGCGGTACCGCCGCTGCTGGTGCCCGAGACCCTGCCCGTGCAGCCGCTGCTGGAGCGGCTGCGCAGGGAACAGCCGATAGCGGTGGTCGTCGACGAGTACGGCGGCACGGCCGGTGTGGTCACCCTGGAGGACATCATCGAGGAGCTCGTCGGCGAGGTCCGCGACGAGCACGACGGTGTGGACCTGCCCGAACTGGGCCAGGCCCCGCCGGAGGAGGGCCGCCCCGCCTGGGACGCCGACGGCGGCTGCCGGGTGGACACCCTGCGGCGGATCGGCCTGGACGCCCCGGAAGGACCGTACGAAACGGTGGCAGGACTGGTGGCACACATACTCGGCCGGATTCCGGCCCCCGGCGACATCGCGGAACTCGACGGCTGGCGGCTGCGGGTGCGGCTGGTGTCGCACCACCGCGCCGAGCGGATAAGGATCGTACGGACCGCCACGGTCACGGCGCCCGCGGTCCCCGAGGCGCCCCGTGAGCCCGTCGTGGTGGGCGCGGAGGTGGCCCGATGA
- a CDS encoding PH domain-containing protein, which produces MSAPLPSLPVTFRPTRTRVVLYTVGIAQLAALTAIALLLPKLSGGERLSFVFTGLLVLAVLLLLSRPRVVARQEGITVINLTTRRELAWAQVLRVNLREGDPWVHLDLADGTSLPAMGIQPGIAKDQAIRDARALRDLTEKHGAVDHTAG; this is translated from the coding sequence GTGTCCGCGCCCCTGCCCAGCCTCCCGGTGACCTTCCGGCCGACCCGCACCCGGGTCGTCCTGTACACCGTCGGCATCGCCCAGCTCGCCGCCCTCACCGCGATCGCGCTGCTGCTGCCGAAGCTGAGCGGCGGCGAGCGGCTGAGCTTCGTCTTCACCGGACTGCTGGTGCTCGCCGTCCTCCTGCTGCTCAGCCGCCCCAGGGTGGTGGCGCGGCAGGAGGGCATCACGGTGATCAACCTCACCACCCGGCGCGAACTGGCCTGGGCCCAGGTGCTGCGCGTCAACCTCCGCGAAGGCGACCCCTGGGTCCATCTCGACCTCGCCGACGGCACCAGCCTGCCCGCGATGGGCATCCAGCCCGGCATCGCCAAGGACCAGGCCATCCGGGACGCCCGCGCGCTGCGCGACCTCACCGAGAAGCACGGTGCTGTCGACCACACGGCCGGTTGA
- a CDS encoding hemolysin family protein has product MTLAQLLFAVLLVLANGFFVGAEFALVSVRRSQIEPLATEGSTRARQVLHGLENLPQMMAAAQFGITVCSLTLGAVAEPTVAHLLEPVFEAVRLPAALVHPLGYVIALAVVVFLHLVIGEMVPKNLAMAAPEKTALWFSPGLVAFARLCRPVTALLGACARGVLRLFRVEPKDEVEAVFTSEQLTHLVEDSGQAGLLDPAEQEQLSDVLELGSRPVTDVLLDRAGLVTVEPTVTPRQVEELTVRTGYSRFPVCAPGGAYMGYLHVKDVLDLEERDRAVPQRIWHPMTTLRAELPLDDALTAMRRAASHLAAVADATGRVLGLVALEDVLEMLVGEVRDPAHRRAPAARDRRGAGDRVSEPREEAQLPSEDPAMAR; this is encoded by the coding sequence ATGACACTGGCCCAGCTGCTCTTCGCGGTGCTGCTCGTGCTCGCCAACGGCTTCTTCGTCGGCGCCGAGTTCGCCCTGGTCTCCGTACGCCGCAGCCAGATCGAACCACTGGCGACCGAAGGCTCCACCCGGGCCCGGCAGGTGCTGCACGGGCTGGAGAACCTCCCGCAGATGATGGCCGCCGCCCAGTTCGGCATCACCGTCTGCTCCCTCACGCTCGGCGCGGTCGCCGAGCCGACCGTCGCGCACCTCCTGGAGCCGGTCTTCGAGGCCGTCCGTCTTCCCGCGGCGCTCGTCCACCCGCTGGGCTACGTCATCGCCCTGGCGGTGGTGGTCTTCCTCCACCTCGTCATCGGCGAGATGGTCCCGAAGAACCTCGCGATGGCGGCGCCCGAGAAGACCGCCCTGTGGTTCAGCCCCGGCCTCGTCGCCTTCGCACGGCTGTGCCGTCCGGTGACCGCGCTGCTCGGCGCCTGCGCCCGCGGGGTGCTGCGGCTCTTCCGCGTGGAGCCGAAGGACGAGGTGGAGGCGGTCTTCACCAGTGAGCAGCTGACCCATCTCGTCGAGGACTCGGGCCAGGCGGGCCTGCTCGACCCGGCCGAACAGGAACAGCTCTCCGACGTCCTCGAACTGGGCAGCCGGCCCGTCACGGACGTCCTCCTGGACCGGGCGGGACTGGTCACCGTCGAACCGACCGTGACCCCCCGCCAGGTGGAGGAGCTGACCGTACGGACCGGCTACTCCCGCTTCCCGGTGTGCGCCCCCGGCGGCGCGTACATGGGCTATCTCCACGTCAAGGACGTCCTCGACCTGGAGGAACGCGACCGCGCCGTGCCCCAGCGCATCTGGCATCCGATGACGACGCTGCGCGCCGAACTTCCCCTGGACGACGCCCTCACGGCGATGCGCCGGGCCGCCTCCCATCTGGCGGCGGTCGCCGACGCGACCGGCCGGGTGCTCGGCCTGGTCGCCCTGGAGGACGTCCTGGAGATGCTGGTCGGCGAGGTCCGCGACCCGGCGCACCGCCGGGCCCCCGCCGCCCGCGACCGCAGAGGCGCGGGCGACCGGGTCAGCGAGCCCCGTGAGGAGGCACAGCTGCCGTCCGAGGATCCTGCCATGGCGCGCTGA
- a CDS encoding phosphoribosyl-ATP diphosphatase: MSKKTFEELFSELQKKAATGDPATSRTAELVQAGVHTIGKKVVEEAAEVWMAAEYESDEAAAEEISQLLYHLQVMMVAKGISLDDVYAHL, encoded by the coding sequence ATGTCCAAGAAGACGTTCGAGGAGCTCTTCTCCGAGCTCCAGAAGAAGGCCGCCACGGGCGACCCCGCCACCTCCCGTACCGCCGAGCTGGTGCAGGCCGGTGTCCATACGATCGGCAAGAAGGTCGTCGAGGAGGCCGCCGAGGTGTGGATGGCCGCCGAGTACGAGTCCGACGAGGCCGCCGCCGAGGAGATCTCCCAGCTCCTCTACCACCTCCAGGTCATGATGGTCGCCAAGGGCATCTCGCTCGACGACGTCTACGCCCACCTCTGA
- a CDS encoding serine hydrolase domain-containing protein, translating into MTLTAACALAAAAPATPVLATPVPAVSPSDRTGAAASLPPLDPTALRASITGLPESAVTGALLQVRGSGGAWTGTAGVADIATRAPVNPRSYFRIGSISKVFTATVLLQLAAEGRVGLDAPARRRLPGLIPAAFKDVTIRQLLDHTSGLPPADAALAGDGTNEWFVGHRFRSWTPAEVVGGALRQPPKSPPGRVQQYNGINYFIAGLIIEKATGHSYAHEVRTRLTRPLGLRHTYVPDADDPVLPAPHAHGYRSVTGSKDHRHLADVTEQSPYAWAEGGMISTADDLDRFLAALFRGRLLPSAQQKLVFRVPDPGSVVNGSGNHHCASLTEPGDKGVPCFSTGGIMRVTLPDHTVLWGKTGTEPGYTNAVFAAPDGGRRLVYSLNYTAPPDTSEMPYILRIVQAAFSHAGGDGNSGARTK; encoded by the coding sequence GTGACGTTGACGGCCGCATGCGCCCTCGCGGCTGCCGCCCCTGCCACACCCGTTCTCGCCACACCCGTCCCCGCCGTATCCCCCTCCGACCGGACGGGGGCAGCCGCATCCCTGCCACCACTCGACCCCACGGCACTGCGCGCGTCCATCACCGGGCTGCCGGAGAGCGCGGTGACCGGTGCTCTGCTCCAGGTCCGCGGTTCGGGGGGAGCCTGGACCGGCACCGCGGGCGTGGCGGACATCGCGACCCGCGCGCCCGTCAACCCCCGCTCGTACTTCCGCATCGGAAGCATCTCCAAGGTCTTCACTGCCACGGTCCTGCTCCAGCTCGCCGCCGAGGGCCGTGTGGGCCTCGACGCTCCCGCCCGGCGCCGGCTGCCCGGCCTGATCCCGGCCGCCTTCAAGGACGTGACGATCAGACAGCTCCTCGATCACACGAGTGGCCTGCCACCCGCCGACGCGGCGCTCGCCGGAGACGGCACGAACGAATGGTTCGTCGGGCACCGCTTCCGGTCCTGGACACCGGCCGAGGTGGTCGGCGGGGCGCTGCGACAGCCGCCGAAGTCCCCGCCGGGCCGCGTACAGCAGTACAACGGCATCAACTACTTCATCGCCGGGCTGATCATCGAGAAGGCAACCGGCCATTCGTACGCGCATGAAGTACGCACGCGCCTCACCCGACCGCTCGGCCTGCGCCATACGTATGTACCGGACGCCGACGATCCGGTCCTGCCGGCGCCGCACGCCCACGGATACCGCTCCGTCACCGGAAGCAAGGACCATCGTCACCTCGCCGACGTCACCGAGCAGAGCCCCTATGCCTGGGCCGAGGGAGGCATGATCTCGACTGCGGACGACCTGGACCGGTTCCTGGCCGCCCTCTTCCGCGGCCGCCTCCTGCCGTCCGCGCAGCAGAAGCTGGTCTTCCGAGTACCCGACCCCGGCTCGGTGGTCAACGGCAGCGGCAACCACCACTGTGCGAGCCTCACCGAGCCCGGGGACAAGGGCGTGCCCTGCTTCAGCACAGGCGGGATCATGCGCGTCACCCTCCCGGACCACACGGTGCTCTGGGGCAAGACCGGCACGGAGCCCGGCTACACCAACGCCGTCTTCGCCGCCCCCGACGGAGGCCGCCGCCTTGTCTACTCCCTCAACTACACAGCTCCACCGGACACCAGCGAGATGCCGTACATACTGCGCATCGTGCAAGCCGCCTTCTCCCACGCCGGTGGCGACGGGAACTCCGGGGCCCGGACAAAGTGA
- the hisG gene encoding ATP phosphoribosyltransferase — translation MLRIAVPNKGSLSEPASAMLHEAGYRQRKDRRELVLVDAENEVEFFFLRPRDIAVYVGSGKLDIGITGRDLLLDSGSPAEEILQLGFAGSTFRYATRPGTAKDVTEFGGMTIATSFSGLVRQHLADNGVDASVVHLDGAVETAIQLGVAEIIADVVETGTTLRNAGLEIIGEPILKSEAVVIRGTGAPDDDPKVRQFLRRMQGVLVARRYVMMDYDIRVEHVEKAVGLTPGLESPTVSPLHHEGWVAVRSMVPSKDAQRIMDELYDLGARAILTTGIHACRL, via the coding sequence ATGCTGCGCATCGCTGTCCCCAACAAGGGTTCACTGTCCGAGCCTGCGTCGGCGATGCTCCATGAGGCCGGGTACCGCCAGCGCAAGGACCGCAGGGAACTGGTCCTGGTCGACGCCGAGAACGAGGTCGAGTTCTTCTTCCTGCGGCCGCGCGACATCGCGGTCTACGTCGGCTCCGGCAAGCTCGACATCGGCATTACCGGCCGTGACCTGCTGCTGGACTCCGGCTCGCCGGCCGAGGAGATCCTCCAGCTCGGCTTCGCCGGCTCGACGTTCCGCTACGCCACCCGCCCGGGTACCGCCAAGGACGTGACCGAGTTCGGCGGCATGACGATCGCCACCTCGTTCTCCGGCCTGGTCCGGCAGCACCTCGCGGACAACGGCGTGGACGCCTCCGTCGTCCACCTCGACGGCGCCGTGGAGACCGCCATCCAGCTCGGCGTCGCCGAGATCATCGCGGATGTCGTGGAGACCGGCACCACCCTGCGCAACGCCGGCCTGGAGATCATCGGCGAGCCGATCCTGAAGTCCGAGGCCGTCGTCATCCGCGGCACCGGCGCGCCGGACGACGACCCGAAGGTGCGCCAGTTCCTGCGCCGTATGCAGGGCGTCCTGGTGGCCCGCCGGTACGTGATGATGGATTACGACATCCGGGTCGAGCACGTCGAGAAGGCCGTCGGCCTCACTCCGGGCCTGGAGTCGCCGACCGTCTCCCCGCTGCACCACGAGGGCTGGGTCGCGGTCCGTTCGATGGTCCCGTCCAAGGACGCCCAGCGCATCATGGACGAGCTCTACGACCTCGGCGCCCGCGCGATCCTGACCACCGGTATCCACGCCTGCCGGCTGTGA
- the ribH gene encoding 6,7-dimethyl-8-ribityllumazine synthase, which yields MSGKGAPELTVKNCGDLRVAVIAAQWHEPVMNGLVDGALRALTELGIDEPTLLRVPGAFELPVVAKVLAGRGYDAVVALGVVIKGGTPHFDYVCQGVTQGLTQVSVDTGVPVGFGVLTCDTEQQALDRAGLEGSTEDKGHEAVTAAVATAATLRTVSEPWR from the coding sequence ATGAGCGGCAAGGGCGCACCCGAACTGACCGTGAAGAACTGCGGCGACCTGCGGGTGGCCGTCATCGCGGCGCAATGGCACGAGCCGGTGATGAACGGCCTCGTGGACGGCGCGCTGCGCGCCCTGACCGAGCTGGGCATCGACGAGCCCACCCTGCTGCGGGTGCCCGGCGCCTTCGAGCTCCCGGTCGTCGCCAAGGTGCTGGCCGGCCGCGGTTATGACGCGGTGGTCGCCCTCGGTGTGGTCATCAAGGGCGGCACCCCCCACTTCGACTACGTCTGCCAGGGCGTCACCCAGGGCCTGACCCAGGTGTCGGTGGACACCGGCGTACCGGTCGGCTTCGGCGTGCTGACCTGCGACACCGAGCAGCAGGCGCTCGACCGCGCCGGACTCGAAGGATCCACCGAGGACAAGGGCCACGAAGCGGTCACCGCCGCGGTCGCCACCGCCGCGACCCTGCGCACGGTGTCCGAGCCCTGGCGCTGA
- a CDS encoding SDR family oxidoreductase, whose protein sequence is MATILVTGGTGTLGRPLVDRLLDDGHDVRSLSRRPHTGTARPRPRSYAVDLRDGTGLAEAVTGVDVIVHCATSPAGGDAEAAGRLVEAAKAAGVPHLVYISIVGVDRVPFSYYRTKLAVERLIEDSGIGWTVLRTTQFHDLVLDVIKAGARSPVLPLPTGVRVQPVEVREVAARLAELAAGEPAGRVTDLGGPEVLDARELVRATLEAGGRRRLLLPLRLPGATAGALRRGGNLTPEHADGRRTYAEFLAERAGGR, encoded by the coding sequence ATGGCGACAATTCTGGTGACCGGCGGCACGGGCACTCTCGGGCGGCCCCTGGTCGACCGGCTGCTCGACGACGGCCATGACGTCCGTTCGCTCAGCCGGCGGCCGCACACCGGCACGGCGCGCCCGCGGCCGCGGTCGTACGCGGTCGATCTGCGCGACGGCACGGGCCTGGCCGAGGCGGTGACGGGCGTGGACGTGATCGTGCACTGTGCCACTTCGCCGGCCGGCGGTGACGCGGAGGCGGCCGGACGGCTCGTGGAGGCGGCGAAGGCGGCGGGGGTCCCGCACCTGGTGTACATCTCGATCGTCGGCGTGGACCGGGTCCCGTTCAGTTACTACCGCACCAAGCTCGCGGTGGAGCGCCTGATCGAGGACTCCGGCATCGGCTGGACGGTGCTGCGGACGACGCAGTTCCACGATCTGGTGCTCGATGTGATCAAGGCGGGTGCCCGGTCGCCGGTGCTCCCGCTGCCGACGGGCGTACGGGTGCAGCCGGTCGAGGTGCGCGAAGTGGCCGCCCGGCTGGCCGAGTTGGCGGCCGGGGAGCCGGCCGGGCGGGTCACGGACCTGGGCGGCCCCGAGGTGCTGGACGCCCGGGAGCTCGTACGGGCCACGCTGGAGGCGGGCGGGCGGCGCCGGCTGCTGCTGCCGCTGCGGCTGCCGGGCGCGACTGCCGGGGCACTCCGCCGCGGCGGAAACCTCACTCCGGAACACGCCGACGGCCGGCGGACCTACGCCGAGTTCCTCGCGGAGAGGGCGGGTGGGCGCTGA
- a CDS encoding riboflavin synthase translates to MFTGIVEELGEVVAVENLGDAPPATAGGAPSRSARFRLRGPVVTEDAKHGDSIAVNGVCLTVVDTADGEFTADVMAETLNRSSLGALAAGSRVNLERPMALGGRLGGHLVQGHVDGTGTIVERIPGEHWEIVKVALPAALSRYVVEKGSITVDGVSLTVVDAGDDYFTISLIPTTLDLTTLGIKKAGDPVNLEVDVLAKYVERLLGRGSADLQDLEETKEMER, encoded by the coding sequence GTGTTCACCGGAATCGTCGAAGAACTGGGTGAGGTCGTCGCCGTGGAGAACCTCGGTGATGCACCCCCAGCTACCGCTGGGGGAGCCCCCAGTCGCTCCGCTCGCTTCCGACTGCGCGGCCCCGTCGTCACCGAAGACGCCAAGCACGGTGACTCGATCGCCGTCAACGGCGTCTGTCTGACCGTCGTGGACACCGCCGACGGTGAATTCACCGCCGATGTGATGGCCGAGACCCTGAACCGCTCCAGCCTCGGTGCGCTGGCCGCCGGCTCGCGGGTCAACCTGGAGCGCCCGATGGCGCTCGGCGGGCGGCTGGGCGGGCACCTCGTCCAGGGCCATGTCGACGGGACGGGGACCATCGTCGAGCGCATCCCCGGTGAGCACTGGGAGATCGTCAAGGTCGCGCTGCCGGCCGCGCTGTCCCGCTATGTCGTCGAGAAGGGCTCCATCACCGTCGACGGCGTCAGCCTGACCGTGGTCGACGCCGGGGACGACTACTTCACCATCAGCCTCATCCCCACCACCCTCGATCTGACCACCCTGGGCATCAAGAAGGCCGGCGACCCCGTCAACCTCGAGGTCGACGTCCTCGCCAAGTACGTCGAGCGGCTGCTCGGCCGGGGTTCCGCCGATCTCCAGGACCTCGAGGAAACCAAGGAGATGGAACGGTGA
- a CDS encoding bifunctional 3,4-dihydroxy-2-butanone-4-phosphate synthase/GTP cyclohydrolase II: protein MTALKSWYDTENADETGSLALDPVEQAIADIAAGRPVVVVDDENRENEGDLVLAAEKATPEIVAFMMSECRGLICAPMEGPELDRLELPQMVEHNTESMRTAFTVSVDATAAHGVSTGISAADRATTLRLLASGESAAGDFVRPGHIFPLRARPGGVLVRNGHTEAGVDLARLAGLRPAAAIVEIAGEDGTMLRLPELVPFARKHGLSIISIEDLIAYRQSSEPTVRREAETRLPTAHGEFTAYGYRSTVDGVEHIALVAGALGDGEDVLVRVHSECLTGDIFHSLRCDCGPQLEASLQQISEAGRGVVIYLRGHEGRGIGLLSKLRAYELQERGRDTLDANLELGLPADSRDYAAGAQMLRDLGVRSLRLMTNNPEKTTALVRHGLRVTGREPMPVKAGEHNLRYLRTKRDRMGHDLPWLDPGTGTVPPSVRAGEAPRTGAADAAPPAATTCDNQ from the coding sequence ATGACCGCCCTCAAGAGCTGGTACGACACCGAGAACGCCGACGAGACGGGTTCCCTGGCGCTCGATCCTGTCGAGCAGGCCATCGCCGATATCGCCGCCGGCCGTCCCGTGGTCGTCGTGGACGACGAGAACCGCGAGAACGAGGGTGACCTCGTGCTCGCCGCGGAGAAGGCCACCCCCGAGATCGTCGCCTTCATGATGAGCGAGTGCCGCGGGCTGATCTGCGCCCCCATGGAGGGCCCGGAGCTGGACCGGCTGGAACTCCCGCAGATGGTCGAGCACAACACCGAGTCGATGCGGACCGCCTTCACCGTCTCCGTCGACGCCACCGCGGCGCACGGCGTCAGCACCGGCATCTCCGCCGCCGACCGCGCCACCACACTGCGGCTGCTCGCCTCCGGGGAATCGGCCGCCGGCGACTTCGTCCGGCCCGGCCACATCTTCCCGCTGCGCGCCCGGCCCGGCGGGGTGCTGGTCCGCAACGGCCACACCGAGGCCGGTGTCGACCTCGCCCGGCTGGCCGGACTGCGCCCGGCCGCCGCCATCGTGGAGATCGCGGGTGAGGACGGCACGATGCTGCGGCTGCCGGAGCTGGTGCCGTTCGCCCGCAAGCACGGACTGTCCATCATCTCCATCGAGGACCTGATCGCCTACCGGCAGTCGTCCGAGCCCACCGTCCGCCGCGAGGCCGAGACCCGCCTGCCCACCGCACACGGCGAATTCACCGCCTACGGCTACCGCTCCACCGTCGACGGCGTCGAGCACATCGCGCTGGTCGCCGGCGCGCTCGGCGACGGCGAGGACGTCCTGGTCAGGGTGCACTCCGAGTGCCTGACCGGCGATATCTTCCACTCGCTGCGCTGCGACTGCGGCCCCCAGCTGGAGGCCTCGCTGCAGCAGATCAGCGAAGCCGGCCGCGGCGTGGTGATCTACCTCCGCGGCCACGAGGGGCGCGGCATCGGGCTGCTCTCCAAGCTGCGCGCGTACGAACTCCAGGAGCGCGGCCGCGACACCCTCGACGCCAACCTCGAACTGGGCCTGCCCGCCGACTCCCGCGACTACGCCGCCGGCGCGCAGATGCTCCGGGACCTCGGCGTGCGCTCGCTGCGTCTGATGACCAACAACCCCGAGAAGACCACCGCCCTGGTGCGGCACGGCCTGCGGGTCACCGGCCGCGAGCCGATGCCCGTCAAGGCCGGTGAACACAATCTGCGGTATCTGCGCACCAAGCGGGACCGGATGGGGCACGACCTGCCCTGGCTGGACCCCGGTACGGGCACCGTTCCCCCCTCCGTTCGAGCAGGGGAGGCCCCCCGCACCGGAGCGGCAGACGCCGCGCCCCCCGCCGCCACCACCTGCGACAACCAGTAG
- a CDS encoding nicotinamide mononucleotide transporter family protein — protein MSVLDTLNGQAFTAFGQHVIWSDMIGNTIGLAALALGWRRSIWTWPAQFLSGVILVAAYASAHLSGGVGKQLLVIGVALWGWRQWQRGRQQAQDGSIAVRFAGRRERMLLLGGTALGTAAVGTLFTLIPQLSWNPWPDAYIFIGTLAAMVAQARGLVEFWFAWLLVDVVGVPLAFSSGLVFSGLVYVVYLALVVWGMRDWWLRSRAADRTVLEGAAA, from the coding sequence GTGAGCGTCCTCGATACGCTGAACGGCCAGGCCTTCACGGCCTTCGGGCAGCACGTCATCTGGTCGGACATGATCGGCAACACCATCGGTCTGGCCGCCCTGGCGCTCGGCTGGCGGCGCTCCATCTGGACCTGGCCCGCCCAGTTCCTCTCCGGCGTGATCCTCGTCGCCGCCTACGCCTCCGCCCACCTCAGCGGCGGGGTCGGCAAGCAACTCCTCGTCATCGGCGTGGCGTTGTGGGGCTGGCGGCAGTGGCAGCGCGGCCGGCAGCAGGCGCAGGACGGCTCCATCGCCGTACGCTTCGCCGGCCGGCGCGAGCGGATGCTGCTGCTGGGCGGCACCGCCCTGGGCACCGCTGCCGTCGGCACCCTGTTCACCCTGATCCCGCAGCTGTCCTGGAACCCCTGGCCGGACGCCTACATCTTCATCGGCACGCTCGCCGCGATGGTCGCCCAGGCTCGTGGTCTGGTCGAGTTCTGGTTCGCCTGGCTGCTGGTCGACGTCGTCGGCGTCCCGCTCGCCTTCAGCAGCGGGCTGGTCTTCTCCGGCCTCGTCTACGTCGTCTATCTCGCCCTCGTCGTGTGGGGCATGCGCGACTGGTGGCTGCGCTCGCGCGCCGCCGACCGCACCGTCCTGGAAGGAGCAGCGGCATGA
- the ribD gene encoding bifunctional diaminohydroxyphosphoribosylaminopyrimidine deaminase/5-amino-6-(5-phosphoribosylamino)uracil reductase RibD, whose product MATAAPVETAAMRRAIELAARGLGHTSPNPVVGCVVLDSAGRTVGEGWHQRAGGPHAEVHALRAAGERARGGTALVTLEPCNHTGRTGPCAQALIDAGIVRVVYAVSDPNPAATGGAVTLADAGIDVEGGLLADEAAAGNEAWLTSVLRRRPFVLWKYAATLDGRIAAADGTSRWITSPQSRADVHRLRAAADAVIVGSGTARADDPQLGARISGLADDEISQPLRVVVDSGATAVKAGARVLDGSAPTLIAVAEDADAGHLEGLAPILRLPRAADGRGLHIPALLQALYEREVRSVLLEGGPTLAGAFLAARAVDKVVGYLAPVLLGAGPAAVGDAGITTIAQALRLDVTDTARLGPDLRITATPIRHALHEEN is encoded by the coding sequence GTGGCCACCGCAGCCCCCGTAGAGACCGCGGCGATGCGCCGAGCCATTGAGCTCGCCGCGCGCGGCCTCGGGCACACCAGCCCCAACCCCGTGGTCGGCTGTGTCGTCCTGGACTCCGCGGGCCGCACGGTGGGCGAGGGCTGGCATCAGCGGGCCGGCGGGCCGCACGCCGAGGTCCATGCCCTGCGCGCCGCGGGCGAACGGGCCCGGGGCGGCACCGCACTGGTCACCCTCGAACCCTGCAATCACACCGGCCGCACCGGCCCCTGCGCCCAGGCGCTGATCGACGCCGGGATCGTCCGCGTCGTCTACGCCGTCTCCGACCCCAACCCGGCGGCCACCGGCGGCGCCGTCACCCTGGCCGACGCCGGGATCGACGTCGAGGGCGGACTGCTCGCCGACGAGGCCGCCGCCGGCAACGAGGCCTGGCTGACCTCGGTCCTGCGCCGCCGCCCGTTCGTGCTGTGGAAGTACGCCGCCACTCTCGACGGCCGGATCGCCGCCGCCGACGGCACCAGCCGCTGGATCACCTCGCCGCAGTCGCGCGCCGATGTGCACCGGCTGCGGGCCGCCGCGGACGCCGTCATCGTCGGCTCCGGCACCGCCCGCGCCGACGACCCGCAGCTCGGCGCCCGGATCAGCGGACTGGCCGACGACGAGATCAGCCAGCCGCTGCGGGTCGTCGTCGACTCCGGCGCCACCGCCGTCAAGGCCGGCGCCCGCGTCCTGGACGGCTCCGCGCCCACGCTGATCGCGGTCGCCGAGGACGCCGACGCCGGCCACCTCGAAGGCCTCGCTCCGATCCTCCGGCTGCCGCGCGCCGCCGACGGCCGCGGGCTGCACATCCCCGCACTGCTCCAGGCGCTGTACGAGCGCGAGGTGCGCTCGGTCCTGCTCGAAGGCGGTCCCACGCTCGCCGGGGCCTTCCTCGCCGCCCGGGCCGTCGACAAGGTCGTCGGCTATCTCGCCCCGGTGCTGCTCGGAGCCGGCCCGGCGGCCGTCGGCGACGCCGGAATCACCACCATCGCCCAGGCGTTGCGGCTCGACGTGACCGACACCGCACGGCTCGGACCCGACCTGCGCATCACCGCCACCCCCATCCGCCACGCCCTCCACGAGGAGAACTGA